The Vitis vinifera cultivar Pinot Noir 40024 chromosome 12, ASM3070453v1 genome has a segment encoding these proteins:
- the LOC100257429 gene encoding E3 ubiquitin-protein ligase RMA1H1 yields the protein MEQYFQEAMPQNDLNKEDGSSMENWKPVSAADNGSDKNSYGGFDCNICLDFVQDPVVTLCGHLFCWPCIYKWLHFQSISTENPDQKHPQCPVCKAEVSDTTLIPLYGRGQATKPSNAKAPHPDIFIPRRPSGPACGVDAPLTPTTTANPQPSRQLYYRNYRHHSQPYHPHPSSYAESPILSPGGMTTTSTYHPIMGMFGEMVYARVFGNSVQNLYTYPNSYHLAGNTSSRMRRHVMQADKSLSRICFFLFCCILLCLLLF from the coding sequence ATGGAGCAGTACTTTCAAGAGGCCATGCCACAAAATGACTTAAACAAGGAAGACGGGTCTTCAATGGAGAATTGGAAACCTGTCTCTGCCGCGGACAATGGATCAGATAAAAATTCCTATGGTGGTTTTGACTGCAACATCTGCCTAGACTTTGTTCAGGATCCGGTGGTGACTCTCTGTGGTCATCTCTTCTGCTGGCCCTGCATTTACAAATGGCTTCATTTCCAGAGCATTTCTACTGAAAATCCAGACCAGAAACACCCTCAATGCCCCGTATGCAAAGCTGAAGTTTCAGACACCACCCTCATCCCACTATATGGCCGAGGCCAAGCAACAAAACCCTCCAACGCCAAGGCCCCACACCCAGACATCTTCATTCCACGAAGACCTTCTGGTCCCGCTTGTGGGGTCGATGCACCTCTAACACCCACCACAACAGCCAATCCACAGCCTTCTCGGCAACTTTATTATCGCAATTATCGGCACCATTCACAACCATACCATCCTCATCCCAGCAGTTATGCAGAGTCACCAATCCTTAGCCCTGGTGGCATGACAACGACCAGCACATACCATCCCATCATGGGAATGTTTGGAGAAATGGTCTATGCAAGGGTGTTTGGGAACTCGGTTCAAAATTTGTACACTTACCCAAACTCGTATCATCTTGCTGGAAACACAAGTTCGAGGATGAGAAGGCATGTAATGCAGGCGGATAAGTCGCTTAGCAGAATCtgttttttcctattttgctgCATACTTTTGTGTCTTCTTTTGTTCTGA